The Vitis vinifera cultivar Pinot Noir 40024 chromosome 7, ASM3070453v1 genomic interval cctgtttctgaagtcttgcccattcccattgtctccccacctgatgttatgccccctcgaccacttcaggtttatcatcgtcgccctcgtgtcgttgctcctctcccttttcctgaggcacctgctgactcacttcctatcccttcggcttcacctgccccggctctgccttctcctaatgacttacccattgctgttcggaaaggtactcgctctactcgtaatcctcatcctatttacaattttttgagttatcatcgattatcttcaccctattctgcttttgtttctgctatatcctctgtttctcttccaaagagcacccatgaagctctttcccatccaggctggcgacaggcaatggtggatgaaatggctgctctgcactctaatggcacttgggatcttgttgttttaccctctggtaaatctacagttggttgtcgttgggtctatgcagttaaggttggtcctgatggtcaggttgatcgccttaaggcccgcttagttgctaaaggctatactcaagtttatggttctgattatggtgacacattctcacctgttgccaagattgcttctgtccgtttgcttctctccatggctgctatgtgttcttggcctctttatcagttggatattaaaaatgccttccttcatggtgatcttgccgaggaagtttatatggagcaacctcctggttttgttgctcagggggagtctggtttagtgtgcaggttacgccgttctctatatggcttgaaacaatctcctcgagcatggtttagccgttttagttctgttgttcaagagtttggcatgcttcgcagtacagcagaccattcagttttttatcatcataactccttggggcagtgtatttatctggttgtttatgtggacgacatcgtcattacaggcagtgatcaggatggtattcagaaactaaagcaacatctttttacccactttcagaccaaagacttggggaaactcaagtatttcttgggaattgagatagctcaatccagttctggtgtggtcctttcccaaaggaagtatgctttagacatcctggaagaaaccggtatgttagactgtaaaccggtagacacacctatggatccgaatgtcaaacttgtaccaggacagggggagcctttaggagaccccgggagatatcgacggctcgtaggtaaattgaactatctcaccattactcgtccagacatttcctttcctgtgagtgttgttagtcaattcctacagtcaccatgtgatagccattgggatgccgtaatccgtattcttcgatatatcaaaagtacaccaggccaaggtgtattgtaccagaatagaggtcatactcaagttgttggttacacagatgcagattgggctggctcacccacagatagacgttccacttcagggtactgtgtttttattggaggtaatctaatatcttggaagagtaagaaacaagatgtagtggccagatctagcgctgaagccgagtatcgagctatggctttggcaacatgtgaactcatatggttgagacatcttcttcaggagttgagatttggaaaggatgaacagatgaaactcatctgtgataaccaggctgcattacatattgcatccaatcccgtctttcatgaaaggaccaagcatattgaagttgactgtcattttattagagagaagatcgcatcaggatgtattgctacaagttttgtcaattcaaatgatcaactagcagacatcttcactaaatctctcagaggtcctaggattaaatatatttgtaacaagcttggtgcatatgacgtatatgctccagcttgagggggagtgttgaatataatgtatttatagtatattatctttccttgttaatataggtcacatgtatggtagttaggactcctagccttgtatatatatatctctcaattgtaagtagacattacatgaatgagaattaaggtttttcttctttttctctctctcaacagtTCCAGACAGTTCGACAGCTGATGGCATTTATGTATAGTCATTTGCAAGACCTTAAAATTTATTCACTGTGGATTTTATGCTTTGGGTAGTGATTCTCAGTACTACGACTTCAAAAACCTTccttgggatttttttaattattatatggtATTTTCTTTGTTGATGCTGCTGGGCattatttgaatttcatttttgatCTATACCCCTCACAGGAAATCTCATTTTTATCTGAGTTTCTCTGTTGATGCTACTAGGACATGACTGTATGTTTCCAAAGTAATTTTATGTTCCATTCTTTTGCTTCTTATTGACGATGTGATATGTTTTTGTAGATTCATCCAATAGGAAAGTGCAAAATGCGCAGcttggaaaaaagaaattttttgcaTCCATCAGCACGGGGGAGGAAAAAGAATTCAACTTTTTACGTGTTCTACTTGGTATGCTCtctaatcaatttttaaatcaGGTCTTGGTCACTAATGTGTCTAGAAAACAGGAATTCAAAGCTCTGAATTTACGCAAACATtctttgattaaaaatttaattttgtgataccaaataagaatattatttattaaataaagattttGGAGAAGGCATATTCTTACAAGACATTGTTTTCCATAAAAATTTAGGCTTCATTTTCTGTTGTTAAATCCTGAGATTTTACGTGTGATAGTAATATGTTAAGCTAGGATAATTTTTTACCTTAGTaacattcatttcttttccaataaTAGTCTTGCATCAATGAAGGAGTGTTTACATAAAAACATCTTGTATAtagaggagaagaaaacaaatgaaatgagtttaaagaagtttataaaaataattaataattaaatttatttgttattttctttcattttttcttttattttattttcctctatattttcttttgctcgcattttccctcaaagtTTTCCAGAAGCTAGACATAACATAATGAATTAGGAAAATTGCATGTTCAGTGTTCCTTTTTCACTGAATACTTGCCGATTTTGCAGAGGGCATTGTAGCAGGAGGTACAGCTGGTGTGGTTGTTGAAACAGCTTTATACCCAATTGATACCATAAAGACTCGACTGCAGGCAGGTTAATTATAGAAATTAATTATACCTAATGCTAAAGTGAAGATTAAGGACCTGTTCGATACATGTTTACAGATCGTGACAGCCTGAATGGACAGACTGTTCTGATCGTCTGTAGCTAGATTGTTTCTTTTTCACATCTTTGTTGCATTACCAGCATTTTTCTGGGATAACTGCTAGTTGCTACCATTACCAGAGTGCTTCTTATACTTGAATTGAAAAGAATGAGTCTGATATCAGAATCTGGTTTAGACTTTTTCTTCATAGAATTAATAAGATGCCAGAGATTTCTATGTTTATGCATCACAccaaatacttaaaaagaaaatcacctttttttttcttgtacttATAATATCTAGTCTTTTAAATCTTCATCCTTTCTTCATGAGCTCACAACAAGGGTTTACCTCATTCCTACCATTGATTTTCACTTTAGGCAGTTCGAGGAGGAGGTAAAATAGTTTGGAATGGCCTTTACTCTGGGTTGGCTGGAAACCTTGCTGGGGTCTTGCCGTAAGCACCTTCTGAACTCTATAGCTTCCCTTATCTCATCAGAAAACCAATTATTTAATGttaattcccaaaatttatTCATGATTTCTCTACCCACAATAAGTTaggttataaaaaatttaaaaaaaaaaaaaaaaattctgtcaAATTTTATCTCTGTGTACAGGTATCAATGATGACTGGGTCTGATTCCCTGTTCGTTCACAATGATTCTTCTATATGCACAGGGCTTCTGCCATATTTGTTGGTGTTTATGAGCCTACAAAGCAAAAACTGTTACAGATATTTCCTGAAAATCTTACTGCTGTTGCTCATTTGGTAAGTCTAAATTCTCATATAACACCCAGATCAGAATGTATTGTACTATATTTCATTTGCCTCAGTATGTTATACACCTCTATTACAGCAGCATTCTGGAAATCTTAGTTTCATTAACTGAAGGTTGTTGAACTTCATGCAGACTGCGGGTGCCATTGGAGGGCTTGCCGCTTCTCTCGTTCGTGTTCCAACAGAGGTAGAATTAGCTTACTTATTTAGGTATATTCATCATGTTCAAAAACTGCTTTACCCAGTCTCCGTTTCTCTTCACGTTCTGCAGGTTGTTAAGCAAAGGATGCAGACTGGCCAATTTGCTTCAGCTCCAGATGCAGTACGCATGATCGTTTCCAAAGAGGGCTTTAAAGGTCTCTATGCTGTAAGGAACACTCTCCCTCCTTATGTCTTTCTTACAATTCAAGCCTTCATATCTCTGtaaaaaaaggaatttaaagGGTTtttttggtaactgtttttaaaaacaattttatgttcttaaaaataaaaaacttatttgaccaaaaatagtttttttttttagaatttattctaaaaattggttggtttttagaacaatttttaggtgtttttagTTGGTTTTTAAAGGTCTCTATGCTGTAAGGAACACTCTCCCTCCTTATGTCTTTCTTACAATTCAAGCCTTCATATCTCTGtaaaaaaaggaatttaaagGGTTtttttggtaactgtttttaaaaacaattttatgttcttaaagataaaaaacttatttgaacaaaaatagtttttttttccttaccttctttttttttttagaatttgttctaaaaattggttggtttttagaacaatttttaggtgtttttagTTGGTTTTTGTAGAGGTTTTTGAGTAACAattgaaaagatgaaaaatactttggaaactttggattgCACGTAAATGTATGGTACCTCTATGGAAAAGAAACTGAGAAAACTGTTGTTCATATTTGAGttcctaaaaacaattgaaaattgtttttgaaaacgttGTTAAACAAACCCAAAGTTTCTAGTGTAGATTCTTCTTCTCTACAAGTAAAAGATTAAAAAGGGTTCTTTCTATGAGAAGATGGGTATGATGTtgcatttttgttattttcatatgTTATTTGTGGATATTAGTAAGCAACCTGCATTGTATCAGTGGATTATCTCGTGACCAATGTTTTTGAGATTGCAGGGATATCGATCTTTTCTATTGCGAGATCTTCCATTTGATGCGATTCAGTTTTGCATTTATGAGCAGATGCGGATAGGTTACAAGTTGGCAGTGAGTTTTCTCTTTGGTCCATTATTTGATATTGCTTTGTTAGTAGTTGAGATAAATGTCTCTTGACAATCTACCTATAAAACATTTAGAgtctgtttggtagtgattttgaAAGGGCTAGAAGCACTTCCTAATGTTTGGAAGCATTTTAGATGtatgacaaatttttttaaaatttagaaaatcaattaaagttatttttaaacaatCACTTGATATGACATTCTtccaaaaatcatttctttgtaTATAACACTTCACCAAAAATACTATCAAAgcaccttttttaaaaaaataaaataaaataaaattatattcaaacgCTAAGCAATTCTCCTTAAAAGAGTTTCTAATGAAAGCGTTATCAACAAAATCCCTACAAACTAAAAATGCTTTAATTAGAATTACTCCCAAACAGACCCTTATTAAGCTCCTTAT includes:
- the LOC100264695 gene encoding S-adenosylmethionine carrier 1, chloroplastic/mitochondrial isoform X2, which codes for MQELHDIRSRILFPCSFPQLSQQFKADSSNRKVQNAQLGKKKFFASISTGEEKEFNFLRVLLEGIVAGGTAGVVVETALYPIDTIKTRLQAVRGGGKIVWNGLYSGLAGNLAGVLPASAIFVGVYEPTKQKLLQIFPENLTAVAHLTAGAIGGLAASLVRVPTEVVKQRMQTGQFASAPDAVRMIVSKEGFKGLYAGYRSFLLRDLPFDAIQFCIYEQMRIGYKLAAKRDLNDPENALIGAFAGALTGAITTPLDVIKTRLMVQGPANQYNGIIDCVQTIVREEGPPALLKGIGPRVLWIGIGGSIFFGVLERTKRALAQRRPSPNQHSDSPKQD
- the LOC100264695 gene encoding S-adenosylmethionine carrier 1, chloroplastic/mitochondrial isoform X3 encodes the protein MGPFTLAIDAKKSSLAVSDSSNRKVQNAQLGKKKFFASISTGEEKEFNFLRVLLEGIVAGGTAGVVVETALYPIDTIKTRLQAVRGGGKIVWNGLYSGLAGNLAGVLPASAIFVGVYEPTKQKLLQIFPENLTAVAHLTAGAIGGLAASLVRVPTEVVKQRMQTGQFASAPDAVRMIVSKEGFKGLYAGYRSFLLRDLPFDAIQFCIYEQMRIGYKLAAKRDLNDPENALIGAFAGALTGAITTPLDVIKTRLMVQGPANQYNGIIDCVQTIVREEGPPALLKGIGPRVLWIGIGGSIFFGVLERTKRALAQRRPSPNQHSDSPKQD
- the LOC100264695 gene encoding S-adenosylmethionine carrier 1, chloroplastic/mitochondrial isoform X1, yielding MGPFTLAIDAKKSSLAVSELHDIRSRILFPCSFPQLSQQFKADSSNRKVQNAQLGKKKFFASISTGEEKEFNFLRVLLEGIVAGGTAGVVVETALYPIDTIKTRLQAVRGGGKIVWNGLYSGLAGNLAGVLPASAIFVGVYEPTKQKLLQIFPENLTAVAHLTAGAIGGLAASLVRVPTEVVKQRMQTGQFASAPDAVRMIVSKEGFKGLYAGYRSFLLRDLPFDAIQFCIYEQMRIGYKLAAKRDLNDPENALIGAFAGALTGAITTPLDVIKTRLMVQGPANQYNGIIDCVQTIVREEGPPALLKGIGPRVLWIGIGGSIFFGVLERTKRALAQRRPSPNQHSDSPKQD